The Schistocerca nitens isolate TAMUIC-IGC-003100 chromosome 2, iqSchNite1.1, whole genome shotgun sequence nucleotide sequence ACTGCAAACAAGTTTCACTGTACTTCCGTAGTGCACATAACCATCACGAACTGCGAATTCCTCCGACTCCGATTCGTTGTCGTCCAGCAGGTGAATTGTAAATGCTCCCCACTGTGTTGAACTTGCATGAAAGTTGCCATTTTCGACATGAAGGTATCTTGTGCTTACAGTCTGAGAGCGAAGTCTATTGAAGAGAGCCACTTTGGTACCACTAGCTATGCACAGATCAGCGTTCTTCAGAGACTGCTTCTTTTTCGATGGTTTTGATATCACTTTGATTCTTTTGCTATGAAAAACGCCTATGTCATGGCCGTTTCCATAGAACATTTTCACAGAGAGCATGAAGTGTTTACGTTTATCTGAATCTGAAATGTACAGTGTTTTTGCAGCACAATACTGCTTACCATTGTTCAAGTCCAGCTGCTGCATATCTTGATCAGAGTTTCCAATACCAATAAATGCACAAAGTTGAGCTGCTTGTTCTGTTTCTCCCTCTCTCAGCATTTGCTCCTGGCGCATCCTCCACCCTTCACCAAAAAGGTATATACAGGGAGGTGGACAGAAAAAGCGTTTCTCATTTCCATAAGATTTCTGGGCTACTTTGGCATGAAGTATCACGATCACCATATCACTTCTCTCCCTCAAATACCTTTCCATCGCCTCCCTAGTAAGTCTCTGCTCATCTGGTCTGTACAACATGGAACTGAACCTTTCAAAGAAATTTGGTGGTGAAGGTGGAGTTTGCATACTATGCGCCATAGTGGGGAGTCCAAACTGGTGAGGCATTGTGGTGCTGTCTCAAAGGGACACAGGAACTCCAACTTCTGTGTAATGAGATGTTATTACACACTCTTCATGAAGCATGGTCATTAGTTACCTCTCATGTGGGCAATGTATGCAGAGCCAATGACCAACATCAGCAGTTCGTCGTCCTCTTCCGAAAGGAGTGAAATGGGTTTCAGGAAACtgcaaaacagaaaaagaaaatgttaacattttatataaaatattcaAACAAGACAAATGAAATCTCTGTGTTGGATAAGCCTCATCGTTCACATATAAACATATGATGTACTTCTGAATATCAATTTAATCAAATTAGAGGAAGTTCACACAAAACATTTCAACAAATCACTCTGTACATGCCAGTCAAggttcatttacaaaattttacaatgtTATTTCTCTTTAGCATATTCATTTGGGAGTTGCTTTACATTTCCAAGCAATAAGAGATCTCCTTCCATATTGATTTTAATTGGGATTTAATTTTAACATATAATTAATCTACAAAGtgagtacttaacttcaacatattaCTGCAATGAGGCTGTATCGGTTGAAAACCAAACAGGAATGTATTGTAAGATTTAATATGTGGAAAACTGCGTAACATTCATGATACTGTTTCTTGGCAGAAGATATCATTTTTACAAATAGTACAACTATCAAGAGATGTATGTCCATAGGCTTACTACATCCAGAATCAGGTAATATAAAAGTTATCTGTATCAGAATATGTCATGCTGTAAAATAACTGTCAGCGAAGGTTCCTCTGGGTTCAGATACAGGCGAAGGCCATTGCAAACAATATCAAAATGTTGGTACAGTTATTTTACACCATGATGCTGTTCtacatacagtaaaccttcattaAATCTGCACCCGAGAGGTAAACGGGTTTGCATTCCAGTTTTCATGTGGCCCAAATTTGGCAGTGGTCCCTGATCTGACCATGGACTGGAGATGGAATGCTGCCTATCTATGATAAATGAAACAGCATACGGGTACTACAAATATGGCTGTAAGCTATAATTGTTGTTGTATGACTTAAACTCCTTAACTTTTCAGGAATGGGTTGGAATGCAGTTACAGATGTGATTACATTTATAACTGATAAGGTACGTCCCGAGACATTGCGATTATTGAAACATTACATAGTCCTTCAAAATGAATTATCTTCTAACAATTTTATGCATGATGGAAAACCAGCAACAAAAACCAAAACTTTCTAAATTTGCACACTGATCACATGTTGCTCATGACAGATCACACACTGGATCATCAGTACGGAATAACAACTGTCTTTCTCCATGGTAAGAAGGGCGTGGGGTGTGGGTTGC carries:
- the LOC126237170 gene encoding suppressor of hairless protein-like gives rise to the protein MPHQFGLPTMAHSMQTPPSPPNFFERFSSMLYRPDEQRLTREAMERYLRERSDMVIVILHAKVAQKSYGNEKRFFCPPPCIYLFGEGWRMRQEQMLREGETEQAAQLCAFIGIGNSDQDMQQLDLNNGKQYCAAKTLYISDSDKRKHFMLSVKMFYGNGHDIGVFHSKRIKVISKPSKKKQSLKNADLCIASGTKVALFNRLRSQTVSTRYLHVENGNFHASSTQWGAFTIHLLDDNESESEEFAVRDGYVHYGSTVKLVCSVTGMALPRLIIRKVDKQMALLEADDPVSQLHKCAFYMKDTERMYLCLSQERIIQFQATPCPKEPNKEMINDGACWTIISTDKAEYQFFEGMGPVRAPVTPVPVVHSLHLNGGGDVAMLELTGENFTPNLQVWFGDVEAETMYRCQESMLCVVPEISSFRGEWLWVRQPTQVPVSLVRNDGIIYATGLTFTYTPEPGPRPHCPPAEDIMRSGQTSRMPALPDMAWGHHPPPQGGL